From Panicum hallii strain FIL2 chromosome 2, PHallii_v3.1, whole genome shotgun sequence, a single genomic window includes:
- the LOC112881920 gene encoding NAC transcription factor NAM-B2-like, with protein MRSMESTDSSSGSAPPRRQQQQQPKQPGSAPDLPPGFRFHPTDEELVVHYLKKKAASAPLPVAIIAEVDLYKFDPWELPDKATFGEHEWYFFSPRDRKYPNGARPNRAATSGYWKATGTDKPILASNGSREKVGVKKALVFYRGKPPKGLKTNWIMHEYRLADAAGSTTAHRPPPGAGGGGGKATSLRLDDWVLCRIYKKTNKLGVGDHQRSLECEDSVEDAVVAAYHTHAAPAVAAAGGGGAHGGNYTSLLHHHSGHEDHFLDGLLTAEDAGGLSAGASSLSHLAAAARAAPSATKQLLVPSSTPFNWLDASALAILPPTKRFHGYSGRDTTTDGGMSLSSPSERNHLAAVGAGAVDNGASGGASAIPTFLNPLGVQAAATYHHHAILGTPVPPEAAAAAAACTFQHPYQLSGVNWNP; from the exons ATGAGGTCCATGGAGAGTACGGACTCGTCGTCCGGCTCGGCGCCaccgcggcggcagcagcagcagcagccgaagCAGCCGGGATCGGCGCCGGACCTCCCGCCGGGGTTCCGGTTCCACCCGACGGACGAGGAGCTCGTcgtccactacctcaagaagaaggccgcctccgcgccgctgCCCGTCGCCATCATCGCCGAGGTCGACCTCTACAAGTTCGACCCGTGGGAGCTCCCTG ATAAGGCGACCTTCGGGGAGCACGAGTGGTACTTCTTCAGCCCAAGGGACCGCAAGTACCCGAACGGAGCGCGGCCGAACAGGGCGGCGACATCGGGGTACTGGAAGGCCACCGGCACCGACAAGCCCATCCTGGCGTCCAACGGCAGCCGCGAGAAGGTCGGCGTGAAGAAGGCGCTCGTGTTCTACCGCGGGAAGCCGCCCAAGGGCCTCAAGACCAACTGGATCATGCACGAGTACCGACTCGCCGACGCCGCAGGTTCCACCACcgcccaccggccgccgcccggcgccggcggtggcggtggcaaGGCCACCTCTCTCAGG CTGGATGACTGGGTGTTGTGCCGCATCTACAAGAAGACCAACAAGCTCGGAGTCGGCGATCACCAGAGGAGCCTGGAGTGCGAGGACTCCGTCGAGGACGCGGTGGTGGCCGCGTACCATACCCACGCCGCGCCTGCCGTGGCCGCTGCGGGGGGAGGAGGGGCGCATGGCGGAAACTACACCTCGCTGCTCCACCATCATAGCGGCCATGAGGATCACTTCCTGGACGGGCTGCTCACTGCGGAGGACGCCGGCGGCCTCTCGGCGGGCGCCAGCTCCCTGAGCCAtctcgccgcggcggcgagggcggcacCATCTGCCACCAAGCAGCTCCTCGTCCCCTCCTCCACCCCGTTCAACTGGCTCGACGCGTCAGCGCTCGCGATCCTTCCTCCGACAAAGAGGTTTCATGGGTACAGCGGCAGGGACACCACTACTGACGGCGGTATGTCCCTGTCGTCGCCGTCCGAGAGAAACCACCTGGCCGCTGTTGGCGCCGGTGCCGTCGACAatggcgccagcggcggcgctagTGCCATTCCTACGTTCCTCAATCCGCTCGGCGTGCAAGCCGCGGCGACCTACCACCACCACGCCATCCTCGGCACGCCGGTGCCGCCGGAAGCAgctgccgcggccgccgcctgcacTTTCCAGCATCCCTACCAGCTCTCCGGGGTGAACTGGAACCCGTGA
- the LOC112881823 gene encoding probable protein phosphatase 2C 64 codes for MGNCVASGGTTTVTAAGAGGEDGRRRGRRWKAPREEQLGSVPGRIFSNDGRSRTAAVFTQQGRKGINQDAMLVWDGFGGEEDIVLCGVFDGHGPHGHLVARRVRDALPLRLMSAVRASKAGLDMPTAAWRKAFARAYKAMDKDLRSHATLDCFCSGSTAVTVLKLGSDLYMANIGDSRAVLGSRDGAAGGMVAVQLTVDLKPDVPSEAERIKKCRGRVFALQDEPEVPRVWLPFDDAPGLAMARAFGDFCLKDYGVISVPEFFHWSLTEKDQFVILASDGVWDVLSNQQAVDIVSSSPSRSKAAKSLVEAATREWKTKYPTSKIDDCAVVCLYLDGKMDHERDSTASMDNISVDEGSVADLNEAPEQEPALTRNFTVRTVAGSAHEKVLAGATDAVVAGAAHDQNWSGLDGVTRVNSLVQLPRFSEEKAIG; via the exons ATGGGGAACTGCGTGGCGAGCGGGGGCACGACGACGGtgacggcggcgggcgcgggaggggaggacgggaggcggcgggggaggaggtGGAAGGCGCCGCGGGAGGAGCAGCTCGGCTCGGTCCCCGGCCGGATCTTCTCCAACGACGGCCgcagccgcaccgccgccgtgtTCACGCAGCAGGGGCGCAAGGGGATCAACCAGGACGCCATGCTCGTCTGGGAT GGGTTCGGCGGGGAGGAGGACATCGTGCTGTGCGGGGTGTTCGACGGCCACGGGCCGCACGGCCACCTGGTGGCGCGCAGGGTCCGCGACGCGCTGCCGCTGAGGCTCATGTCCGCGGTGCGCGCGTCCAAGGCCGGGCTGGACATGCCCACCGCCGCGTGGAGGAAGGCCTTCGCGCGCGCCTACAAGGCCATGGACAAGGACCTCCGCTCCCACGCCACCCTCGACTGCTTCTGCAGCGGCAGCACCGCCGTCACCGTCCTCAAGCTC GGCTCGGATCTCTACATGGCCAACATTGGCGACTCGCGTGCCGTGCTTGGCTCAAGGGATGGCGCCGCCGGCGGTATGGTGGCCGTGCAGCTCACCGTTGACCTCAAACCTGATGTTCCCA GTGAGGCAGAGCGGATCAAGAAGTGCAGGGGCAGAGTGTTCGCACTGCAGGATGAACCGGAGGTGCCGCGGGTCTGGCTGCCGTTCGACGACGCGCCGGGCCTGGCAATGGCCCGCGCTTTTGGGGACTTCTGCCTCAAGGATTACGGTGTCATCTCAGTGCCGGAGTTCTTCCACTGGTCACTTACAGAGAAGGATCAGttcgtcatccttgcatcagATGGG GTGTGGGATGTCCTTAGCAACCAGCAGGCAGTGGACATAGTGTCCTCATCCCCAAGCCGATCAAAGGCTGCAAAATCCCTAGTTGAGGCAGCCACTCGTGAATGGAAAACCAAATACCCGACATCCAAGATCGACGACTGCGCAGTGGTTTGCCTATATTTGGACGGCAAAATGGACCATGAGCGCGACTCGACGGCCTCCATGGACAACATTAGCGTCGACGAGGGTTCAGTCGCAGACCTGAACGAAGCTCCAGAGCAGGAGCCAGCACTGACCCGGAATTTCACGGTCAGAACCGTTGCTGGGAGCGCCCATGAGAAGGTGCTGGCTGGGGCGACGGACGCAGTGGTCGCTGGCGCAGCCCACGATCAGAATTGGTCGGGCCTTGATGGCGTGACGCGGGTGAACTCGCTCGTCCAGCTTCCCAGGTTCTCCGAGGAGAAGGCGATTGGCTGA
- the LOC112881824 gene encoding uncharacterized protein LOC112881824, whose product MMSSRAVSAAAGGGERRLQHVGVACGGLPRPVRPVPSAAGPRPGTPRPGCPAGGAAASGRAECNWWGAGARQAAPPRRQRSCRGARPTARVPPTGKGNRELVRRALAPPAARGRGRGGGGPVLMRRWSFRPSPSRLRNASSLPSPRPRPS is encoded by the coding sequence ATGATGAGTTCACGCGCGGTGTCGGCGGCAGCCGGAGGAGGAGAGCGGCGGCTTCAGCACGTCGGCGTGGCGTGCGGTGGGCTGCCGCGGCCCGTTAGgccggtgccgagcgcggcAGGCCCACGGCCCGGGACGCCGAGGCCGGGGTGTcccgcgggcggcgcggcggcgtcgggGCGAGCGGAGTGCAACTGGTGGGGCgccggcgcgcggcaggcggcgccGCCGAGGCGGCAGAGGAGCTGCAGGGGCGCCAGGCCCACGGCGCGCGTGCCGCCCACGGGGAAGGGTAACCGGGAGCTGGTGCGGCGGGCgctcgcgccgcccgccgcgcgcggccgcgggcgcggaggcggcgggccggTCCTGATGAGGAGGTGGAGCTTCCGGCCGTCGCCCAGCCGACTGCGCAACGCGTCGTCGCTCccctcgccgcggccgcggccgtcgTGA